From Anaerolineales bacterium, a single genomic window includes:
- a CDS encoding FAD:protein FMN transferase, whose amino-acid sequence MKYDEFRAMNSDIVVAAEGADAEVIAHGFAQVRELIARSEQRFTRFSETSELVELNHSAGTWFQASDKMYEVINEAHKLAMVTGGLFNPAILPALKRLGYNRSMDDIRKDDSQENLVENANYEAEINQDFRQIRLDPLRKLVYLPGEMQIDLGGIAKGWIAEQAAQRLAKYSEACAVSAGGDMFLVNLPRGQDDWEVGLENPLKPEEDLAVLRVPPGAVATSSIVKRQWKHNGRVQHHLIDPRSGRSAETDWLSVTVWAEQSVEAEVFAKALLIAGPRSADELIGHYSKLTYLAVDKTGWVHGSKNYHEVFHV is encoded by the coding sequence ATGAAGTACGATGAATTCCGGGCAATGAACTCGGATATCGTGGTGGCTGCCGAGGGTGCAGACGCTGAAGTGATCGCCCATGGATTCGCACAGGTACGCGAGCTCATTGCCAGAAGTGAGCAACGGTTCACGCGATTCTCAGAGACCAGTGAGCTGGTGGAGCTTAATCATTCCGCAGGCACGTGGTTCCAGGCTTCAGATAAGATGTACGAGGTAATCAATGAAGCCCACAAGTTAGCAATGGTGACTGGGGGATTATTTAACCCGGCAATCCTGCCAGCATTAAAGAGGTTGGGTTATAACCGCAGCATGGATGATATCCGGAAAGACGATAGCCAAGAAAATTTGGTTGAGAACGCAAACTACGAGGCGGAAATCAATCAGGATTTCAGGCAAATCCGGCTCGATCCATTGCGTAAATTGGTGTACTTGCCGGGAGAGATGCAGATCGACCTGGGAGGCATCGCTAAGGGATGGATTGCCGAACAAGCCGCGCAGAGACTGGCAAAATACAGTGAGGCATGTGCTGTCAGTGCCGGTGGGGATATGTTCCTGGTCAACCTGCCACGAGGGCAGGATGATTGGGAGGTGGGGCTGGAGAATCCGCTGAAACCTGAAGAAGACCTGGCAGTCTTGCGTGTACCACCGGGGGCGGTTGCTACATCTTCAATAGTCAAGCGGCAGTGGAAACATAACGGGCGGGTGCAGCATCACCTGATTGACCCACGCAGCGGCCGGTCTGCCGAGACGGATTGGCTGAGCGTGACCGTTTGGGCTGAGCAGTCGGTGGAAGCGGAAGTGTTTGCCAAAGCCTTGCTGATCGCTGGACCCCGATCGGCGGATGAATTGATCGGACACTATTCAAAATTAACGTACCTGGCCGTCGATAAAACCGGCTGGGTGCATGGCTCCAAGAATTATCACGAGGTGTTTCATGTCTGA